The nucleotide sequence CAGAACTTATATCCTGCCATTCCGTTGCCTATTACTATAATCTGGTTCTTTTTCATATACGTAGATTACTTATGGTGAGTACGTATTGTAAAGGTAAGTAAATAATTTAAAAGTACGTAAAATTACGTATAAAATTTCTCAAAAACCTGTATTTTCTTTAAATATTTACATGTTAAATTAGATTGATTATATAAAATGCATGATTTAGGCTTTAATGAGTAGGTATATTAACGTATACGTAGTTGTTATGCGTGTATACGTATATTGGTTAGGTATGCGGGTTGGGGTTAGTCAGTAACTACTTTGGAGGGTTGTGGCGTCTTGTTTCATAGCGACCTTGATAGCTTTATGAGGGCTTGTTTAGTTAATCATAAAAAGGGAGCAGGCTTTTTTGAGGTCTTTTGCTAATAGGGGTATGCTTGTTGAGGTACTGTCCTTGTAATACTTTTTCATACAGCTCTAGGTATTCGGTGGCCATTTTTTCTGCTGAGAACATTTCTAAGACATATTCATGGACTCTTTTTCTGTCAAACCTTTTAATGTTGTCAATAGCTTCCAGTAAGTCAGACCTTGAGGTGCTTAGTGTGCCTACTTCTGGGCGTATTATTTCTGGAAGGCACCCGTAGGGCGAACCGAAAACAGGACACCCATAATACATACTTTCTATTATAGACATATCAAAGGGTATATGCCAGCGCGATGGCATGAGCAGGGCTTTGCCTTTGTTAAGTAATTTTGCTTTGGCATCTCCAGTCGGAACACCTTTGTAGTTTATGTATTTACTAAATGAGTAACCGTAGCTTCCGACAATGGCAAGTGTTTGCTCTGCTACATTAGCTAATAATTTACAATCTGCTACATTTTGCTTTTTGTTGTATGCCTGACCTATAAACAATAGGTGTGTTCTGTCTGTATGCCATTTTACCTTTGGGTAATTGCCAGGGTGTAGACTTGGGTGAACATAGGTAGTAGATTGGTGTCTTTTGGCATGGTTTGCTGACAAAAACACTGTGTTAAGGTGGTATTTTTGTTCTTTGAGTCCATTGGTTTGTACAGTTTCAAGCCACGGTATTTGGGGAGGGACGGGTAGTGAAATTAAAGAGTGCAATAAGTCTGTACGCTCTGGTATTTGTTGGTTAATGTCATTTTGATTATTATATATATGTACTTTTGCAAAAGGACATACAGAACCTTTGGGTGCCAATATGGAAATGTTATGTCCTTTTTCTTTTAGGCGCTTTCCCAGTGACCATATAAAAGGGTTCTTCTGGTAGTCTGAAGGGTGTAATTTGTTGTCTGTTAAAAATAGTATGTTCATGAGCTGTTTGGGGTATGTAAAGTATGCTTTTATTTTTAACCTGTAACTATGAAATAGAACTTTCTATCAAGAGGAAAAATAGATCAAATCAGTCGCTTTGCTCACATTTGTGTTTTAACCATTTCCCTGCTATGCTTGTCGGCTCAAAAGTGCTGATTTATTGCTATTTTGCTTCTCATGACAAAATCTGTCGCGTAATTTAGGTTTAACTCAGACCTTACCATAGGGTTTGTCGTGCGTGGAAAAACAAAAGAAGTTGTATGTCCTTGGGTTTTGAAATTAAAATTATAAACAAATATGAAGATAGTTTTTTTAGATGCTAAAACAATTGGCAATATACCAGCAGTTGATGCTTTTGCCAAACTTGGAGAATATGTACAGTATGATACTACTTGCCCGGAACAAGTGTA is from Cytophagaceae bacterium ABcell3 and encodes:
- a CDS encoding glycosyltransferase, producing the protein MNILFLTDNKLHPSDYQKNPFIWSLGKRLKEKGHNISILAPKGSVCPFAKVHIYNNQNDINQQIPERTDLLHSLISLPVPPQIPWLETVQTNGLKEQKYHLNTVFLSANHAKRHQSTTYVHPSLHPGNYPKVKWHTDRTHLLFIGQAYNKKQNVADCKLLANVAEQTLAIVGSYGYSFSKYINYKGVPTGDAKAKLLNKGKALLMPSRWHIPFDMSIIESMYYGCPVFGSPYGCLPEIIRPEVGTLSTSRSDLLEAIDNIKRFDRKRVHEYVLEMFSAEKMATEYLELYEKVLQGQYLNKHTPISKRPQKSLLPFYD